The following are encoded in a window of Lacinutrix sp. WUR7 genomic DNA:
- a CDS encoding DUF3124 domain-containing protein, whose translation MKNVLLLSAVVLFLLGCDQQEKKDALPSNNWESIKWNKPLSDSLERGATYLSVYSQVYSTTEHKTHDLTATVSIRNINKRDTIFVQNAKYYDTKGDLIRTYFEAPIFVKPMQAIEIVIAEKDKSGGTGANFVFDWLVPDNAQEPYFEAVMITTYGQQGLSFTTQGIPIND comes from the coding sequence ATGAAAAATGTATTACTATTGTCTGCTGTAGTTTTGTTTCTTTTAGGATGTGACCAGCAAGAAAAAAAAGATGCTTTACCATCTAATAATTGGGAGTCCATAAAGTGGAATAAACCTCTTAGTGATTCCTTAGAAAGAGGTGCTACCTATTTATCTGTCTATTCCCAAGTGTATAGTACTACAGAGCATAAAACACATGATTTAACAGCAACGGTTAGTATTAGAAACATTAATAAGCGAGATACCATTTTTGTTCAAAACGCGAAATACTATGATACTAAAGGCGATTTAATTAGAACGTATTTTGAAGCGCCTATTTTTGTAAAACCTATGCAAGCTATTGAGATCGTTATTGCTGAAAAAGACAAATCAGGAGGAACTGGTGCCAATTTTGTTTTTGATTGGTTAGTACCAGATAATGCACAAGAACCTTATTTTGAAGCTGTAATGATTACCACTTACGGACAACAAGGTTTATCTTTTACAACACAAGGTATTCCTATTAATGATTAG
- the ytxJ gene encoding bacillithiol system redox-active protein YtxJ produces the protein MFKKIFGSSKPKEEKVLPWIPLNDMQQLQFMEEKSKTKTQVIFKHSTRCGISRMVMNQFVAMYNLTEKDLDLYYLDLLNYREISNEVGVKFMVMHESPQLIVIKNGNVVNYASHGGINDIDLSKFV, from the coding sequence ATGTTTAAAAAAATATTCGGTTCATCAAAACCAAAAGAAGAAAAAGTATTGCCTTGGATTCCTTTAAATGATATGCAACAGTTGCAATTTATGGAAGAAAAATCTAAAACAAAAACACAAGTTATATTTAAACATTCTACGCGTTGTGGGATTAGCCGAATGGTAATGAATCAATTTGTTGCTATGTATAATTTAACCGAAAAAGATTTAGATTTATACTATTTAGATTTACTAAACTACAGAGAAATCTCTAATGAGGTTGGTGTTAAATTCATGGTCATGCATGAGTCTCCGCAATTAATTGTAATTAAAAATGGTAACGTTGTAAATTATGCTTCTCATGGAGGAATTAATGATATAGATTTAAGTAAATTTGTGTAA
- the clpB gene encoding ATP-dependent chaperone ClpB encodes MNFNNYTIKSQEAIQQAQQIAQGYGHQQIENEHIFKAIFEVDENVLPFILKKLNVNVPMLQQILDKELESFPKVSGGDIMASREAGKMLNEASIIAKKMNDDYVSIEHLILAIFKSKSKIAQVLKDQSVTEKGLQAAIDELRKGDRVTSQSQEETYNSLNKYAKNLNQLARDGKLDPVIGRDEEIRRILQILSRRTKNNPILVGEPGTGKTAIAEGLAHRIVDGDIPENLIDKQIFALDMGALIAGAKFKGEFEERLKAVIKEVTESDGNIVLFIDEIHTLVGAGGGQGAMDAANILKPALARGELRAIGATTLDEYQKYFEKDKALERRFQKVMVNEPDTESAISILRGIKEKYETHHKVRIKDEAIIGAVELSERYITNRYLPDKAIDLMDEAASKLRMEINSKPEELDVLDRKIMQLEIEIEAIKREKDETKLKALRADLANLKEDRNEIYAQWKTEKDVVDNIQTAKSNIEEFKLEAERAERDGDYGKVAEIRYGKIKDAQEQLEKLQKELQENQSESSLIKEEVTYEDIADVVAKWTGIPVTKMLQSDREKLLKLEDELHKRVVGQEEAIVAVSDAVRRSRAGLQNPQKPIGTFLFLGTTGVGKTELAKALAEYLFDDESAMTRIDMSEYQERHAVSRLVGAPPGYVGYDEGGQLTEAVRRKPYSVVLLDEIEKAHPDTFNILLQVLDEGRLTDNKGRVADFKNTIIIMTSNMGSQIIQERFEATKDVNSAIEAAKVDVLALLKQTVRPEFLNRIDDTIMFTPLSKENIVQIVGLQLKGITKMIAQQGITFDATQEAINYLAEKGYNPEYGARPVKRVIQKEVLNELSKEILGGTVSTDSIILLDAFDGELVFRNQNNLVTEEA; translated from the coding sequence ATGAACTTCAACAATTATACAATAAAATCACAAGAAGCCATACAACAAGCGCAACAAATTGCGCAAGGTTATGGTCACCAACAAATCGAGAATGAACACATTTTCAAAGCTATTTTTGAAGTAGACGAAAATGTTTTACCTTTTATATTAAAGAAACTGAATGTAAATGTCCCAATGCTCCAACAAATTTTAGATAAGGAGCTAGAAAGCTTCCCTAAAGTTTCAGGAGGAGATATTATGGCATCACGAGAAGCAGGAAAAATGCTAAATGAAGCATCTATTATTGCGAAGAAAATGAACGATGATTATGTTTCCATAGAACATTTAATACTTGCTATTTTTAAATCTAAAAGTAAAATCGCCCAAGTTTTAAAAGACCAAAGTGTTACCGAAAAAGGATTACAAGCAGCTATAGATGAATTACGAAAAGGAGACCGCGTGACATCACAAAGTCAGGAAGAAACCTACAACTCTTTAAATAAATACGCTAAAAACTTAAATCAATTAGCCAGAGATGGAAAATTAGATCCAGTAATTGGTCGTGATGAAGAAATACGAAGAATACTTCAAATTTTATCTCGTAGAACCAAAAACAACCCCATTTTAGTTGGAGAACCAGGAACTGGTAAAACAGCAATTGCAGAAGGTTTAGCACATCGAATTGTAGATGGTGATATTCCTGAAAACTTAATTGACAAACAAATTTTTGCTCTAGATATGGGAGCATTAATTGCTGGTGCAAAATTTAAAGGGGAATTTGAAGAAAGACTAAAAGCAGTTATAAAAGAAGTTACAGAAAGTGACGGAAACATTGTTCTTTTTATTGATGAGATTCACACACTAGTTGGCGCTGGAGGTGGTCAAGGAGCAATGGATGCAGCAAACATTTTAAAACCTGCATTAGCTCGTGGTGAGCTTCGTGCTATTGGAGCAACCACTTTAGACGAATACCAAAAATACTTTGAAAAAGACAAAGCTTTAGAGCGTCGTTTTCAAAAAGTAATGGTTAATGAACCAGATACAGAAAGTGCTATTTCTATTTTAAGAGGAATAAAAGAAAAGTATGAAACACACCATAAAGTGCGTATTAAAGATGAAGCGATTATTGGTGCAGTAGAGCTTTCTGAAAGATATATTACCAATCGTTATTTACCAGACAAAGCCATTGATTTAATGGATGAAGCTGCTTCTAAATTACGTATGGAAATAAATTCTAAACCAGAAGAGTTAGATGTTTTAGATCGTAAAATCATGCAATTAGAAATCGAAATTGAAGCGATTAAACGTGAAAAAGACGAAACGAAATTAAAGGCATTACGTGCGGACTTAGCAAATTTAAAAGAAGATCGTAACGAGATTTATGCGCAATGGAAAACCGAAAAAGACGTTGTAGATAACATTCAAACAGCGAAATCTAATATTGAAGAGTTTAAGCTGGAAGCAGAACGTGCAGAACGTGATGGCGACTATGGTAAAGTAGCAGAAATACGTTACGGAAAAATTAAGGATGCACAAGAGCAGTTGGAGAAATTGCAAAAAGAATTGCAAGAAAATCAAAGTGAAAGCTCTTTAATTAAAGAAGAAGTTACCTATGAAGATATTGCAGATGTTGTAGCAAAATGGACAGGAATTCCTGTAACAAAAATGCTTCAAAGCGATCGTGAAAAACTTTTAAAACTGGAAGATGAATTACACAAACGTGTGGTTGGTCAAGAAGAAGCAATTGTTGCTGTAAGTGATGCTGTACGACGCTCTAGAGCTGGTTTACAAAATCCGCAAAAACCAATAGGAACCTTTTTATTCCTTGGAACAACAGGAGTTGGTAAAACAGAATTAGCAAAAGCATTAGCGGAATACCTTTTTGATGATGAAAGTGCGATGACTAGAATAGATATGAGTGAATACCAAGAACGTCATGCAGTAAGCAGACTTGTTGGTGCACCTCCAGGATATGTTGGTTATGATGAAGGCGGACAACTTACAGAAGCGGTACGAAGAAAACCATATTCAGTGGTGCTTTTAGACGAAATTGAAAAAGCGCATCCAGATACCTTCAATATTTTATTACAAGTATTAGATGAAGGAAGGTTAACAGATAACAAAGGTCGTGTTGCCGATTTTAAAAACACCATAATTATTATGACCTCCAACATGGGAAGTCAGATAATTCAAGAGCGTTTTGAAGCAACCAAGGATGTTAATTCTGCAATTGAAGCTGCAAAAGTGGATGTTTTAGCTTTATTAAAACAAACCGTAAGACCAGAGTTTTTAAACAGAATAGATGACACTATTATGTTTACACCTTTAAGCAAAGAAAACATTGTACAAATTGTAGGTTTACAGTTAAAAGGTATCACAAAAATGATTGCACAACAAGGCATCACTTTTGATGCTACACAAGAAGCAATAAATTATTTAGCAGAAAAAGGGTATAATCCAGAATATGGAGCAAGACCAGTAAAACGAGTAATTCAGAAAGAAGTATTAAACGAATTAAGTAAGGAAATATTAGGAGGAACTGTAAGTACAGATAGTATTATTCTCTTAGATGCTTTTGATGGAGAACTAGTTTTTAGAAACCAAAATAATTTGGTTACTGAAGAAGCATAA
- a CDS encoding T9SS type A sorting domain-containing protein, whose translation MKKQNTYFLMLCIALSPTLFAQQDDPGSSFAPVDTSVQVIAEDLVVQGSLAIGFDVTSAESFGFDTFRLKENNLRIHFDDTSASASFPGNDWRISINDTGNGGLNYFAIDDATAGTNPFRVLAGAGNNALYIGAAGNVGLGTAAPVVELHVTDGDTPTMRLEQDGANGWTPQIWDVAGNETNFFVRDVTNGSLLPFRIQPQAATNSLYIASTGNVSLGDASPSEKLEVNGNAAITGNTFIAGQAGIATITPDANASLDLAATDKALLLNRLTTASRTALGATAVAGMLVYDTDENKTYYFDGTDWVDPSSDNQNLASASLADTTLTIAIEGGTSVDVDLAPILVPLQTAITDLEDVNTAQQAQIDALMSRLDIIEACACGGTLSIENPDGPLGESENIRLNQNIPNPFTGNTTIDYYIPTKYSSANIQVVSALGQVVYDIPINQFGDGSVTLSKNNMQSAVYFYTLYVDGKKIASKRLVVN comes from the coding sequence ATGAAAAAACAAAATACTTATTTTTTGATGCTATGCATTGCGCTTAGCCCAACTTTATTTGCACAACAAGACGACCCAGGTAGTAGTTTTGCTCCTGTAGATACCAGTGTACAAGTGATTGCCGAAGATTTAGTGGTTCAAGGTAGTTTGGCAATTGGTTTTGATGTTACTTCAGCAGAAAGTTTTGGTTTTGATACCTTTAGGTTAAAAGAAAATAATCTAAGAATCCATTTTGATGATACGTCAGCTAGTGCCAGTTTCCCTGGTAATGATTGGAGAATTTCAATTAATGATACGGGTAATGGAGGTCTTAATTATTTTGCAATAGATGATGCTACGGCAGGAACAAATCCTTTTCGTGTTTTAGCAGGAGCAGGAAATAATGCATTATATATAGGGGCAGCTGGTAATGTTGGTTTAGGAACTGCAGCTCCAGTAGTAGAGTTACACGTTACAGATGGAGATACGCCAACTATGCGTTTAGAGCAAGATGGTGCTAATGGCTGGACTCCTCAAATTTGGGATGTTGCAGGTAATGAAACCAATTTTTTTGTAAGAGATGTTACGAATGGAAGTTTACTTCCTTTTAGAATACAGCCACAGGCAGCAACCAATTCTCTATATATTGCCTCTACTGGTAATGTTAGTTTGGGGGATGCTTCACCTTCAGAAAAATTAGAGGTAAATGGTAATGCAGCAATTACTGGTAATACGTTTATTGCTGGTCAAGCAGGGATTGCAACGATTACTCCAGATGCAAATGCGTCTTTAGATTTAGCTGCAACCGACAAAGCTTTATTATTAAATCGTTTAACAACAGCGAGTAGAACTGCTTTAGGAGCAACTGCTGTTGCAGGAATGTTGGTGTATGATACCGATGAAAATAAGACCTATTACTTTGATGGAACGGATTGGGTAGATCCTTCTAGTGACAATCAAAATTTAGCTTCTGCATCTTTAGCAGATACAACCTTAACTATCGCTATTGAAGGAGGAACTTCAGTAGATGTAGATTTAGCACCAATTTTAGTGCCTTTACAAACAGCAATTACAGATTTAGAAGATGTAAATACTGCACAACAAGCGCAAATTGATGCTTTAATGTCTCGTTTAGATATTATTGAAGCTTGTGCTTGTGGAGGAACACTAAGTATTGAAAATCCTGATGGTCCTTTAGGTGAAAGTGAGAATATTAGATTAAATCAAAATATTCCTAATCCATTTACAGGGAATACAACTATAGATTATTATATACCAACTAAATATAGTTCTGCTAACATTCAAGTAGTTTCTGCTTTAGGTCAAGTGGTTTATGATATTCCTATTAACCAATTTGGTGATGGTTCTGTTACCTTAAGTAAAAACAATATGCAATCTGCTGTTTATTTTTATACCCTTTATGTGGATGGAAAGAAAATAGCCTCTAAGCGTTTGGTAGTAAACTAA
- the mqo gene encoding malate dehydrogenase (quinone): MQDINAVKEYDLICVGGGIMSATLALISKILKPDLKILIVERLDAVAQESSAAWNNAGTGHSALCELNYCPEKEDGSVVIEKAVKICEQFETSKQFWSYLAEEGLLENPEEFISPVPHHSWVLGKENADYLEKRFHSMKDHFMFNTIEFTRDKSKMANWFPLIMHDRKEDEIMAASRIDRGTEVNYGALTKALFKILETKYNTPVHCNMEVQDVDPSADIDWTVAMKNLETDEKHNLESKHVFIGAGGGSLLLLQKVEIDEKEGYGGFPISGEWLVCKNEEIIKQHNAKVYSKAGIGDPPMSTPHLDTRYIDGKRELLFGPFAGFSPKFLKEGSNLDLFKSVQLDNISPLLGAFWHNLPLTKYLIEQVTSSHEDRMKELRKFVKDAKSEDWEILVAGQRVQIIKKDEYEGGVLQFGTEVVSSKDGSITCLLGASPGASTATSVMLEVLEKAFPEILNSKEGKELIHKIVPLWKKEVDAETFQQQLEKSKNSLKL; this comes from the coding sequence ATGCAAGATATAAATGCCGTTAAAGAATACGATTTAATTTGTGTTGGAGGAGGAATCATGAGCGCAACGTTAGCGCTGATTTCTAAAATTTTAAAACCAGACCTTAAAATTTTAATAGTGGAACGATTAGATGCTGTTGCTCAGGAAAGTTCTGCAGCATGGAATAATGCAGGGACAGGGCATTCTGCACTTTGCGAATTGAATTATTGTCCCGAAAAGGAAGATGGTTCTGTAGTTATAGAAAAAGCAGTAAAAATTTGCGAACAGTTTGAGACATCAAAACAATTTTGGAGTTATTTAGCAGAAGAAGGTTTGCTAGAAAATCCGGAGGAATTTATTTCTCCTGTTCCACATCATAGTTGGGTTTTAGGAAAAGAAAATGCCGATTATTTAGAGAAGCGTTTTCATAGTATGAAAGATCATTTTATGTTTAATACTATCGAGTTTACTCGCGATAAAAGTAAAATGGCTAATTGGTTTCCTTTAATAATGCACGATAGAAAGGAAGACGAAATCATGGCTGCTTCTCGAATCGATAGAGGAACAGAAGTGAATTATGGAGCACTTACAAAAGCACTTTTTAAAATTCTAGAAACGAAATACAACACACCTGTACATTGTAATATGGAAGTGCAGGATGTTGACCCTAGTGCAGATATTGATTGGACTGTTGCAATGAAAAACCTAGAGACAGATGAAAAACACAATCTAGAATCTAAGCATGTTTTTATTGGAGCAGGAGGAGGAAGCTTACTATTATTACAAAAAGTAGAAATTGATGAAAAAGAAGGTTATGGCGGTTTCCCAATAAGTGGCGAATGGTTAGTTTGTAAAAATGAGGAAATTATAAAACAGCACAATGCTAAAGTATATAGTAAAGCAGGAATTGGAGATCCGCCAATGTCTACACCACATTTAGATACAAGATATATTGATGGTAAACGCGAATTGCTTTTTGGACCTTTTGCTGGTTTTAGTCCGAAGTTTTTAAAGGAAGGTTCTAATCTCGATTTATTTAAATCGGTGCAATTGGATAATATTTCACCTTTATTAGGTGCTTTTTGGCATAATTTACCTTTGACCAAATATTTAATTGAGCAAGTAACTTCTTCTCATGAAGATAGAATGAAAGAATTACGAAAATTTGTTAAAGATGCTAAAAGTGAAGATTGGGAAATTCTAGTTGCAGGACAACGTGTTCAAATTATTAAAAAGGATGAGTACGAAGGAGGCGTTCTTCAATTTGGTACAGAAGTAGTAAGTAGTAAAGACGGAAGCATTACTTGTTTGTTAGGCGCTTCACCTGGAGCATCCACAGCAACTTCAGTAATGTTGGAGGTTTTAGAAAAAGCATTTCCTGAAATTTTAAATAGCAAAGAAGGAAAAGAATTAATCCATAAAATAGTTCCTTTGTGGAAGAAAGAGGTGGATGCGGAAACTTTTCAGCAACAGCTGGAAAAATCTAAAAATTCGTTGAAGCTATAA
- a CDS encoding OmpW family protein: MKKIFITALIACFAFISTNAQESTTEDTSFTKFQLRVRALAVVANESATIDAIGGDVKIKNDYVPELDLTYFFTKNIAAELILATTQHDVKAISTAAGDIPLGDVRLLPPTLTVQYHFDSEMVHPYVGAGVNYTLFYDENSGPVADKVEYDNAFGFAFQLGFDFDITDKWFVNLDAKYLLLNTDVTVDATTALGAKVGADVDINPFIAGVGIGYRLF; the protein is encoded by the coding sequence ATGAAAAAAATATTTATTACAGCTTTAATAGCATGTTTCGCTTTTATTTCTACTAACGCACAAGAGAGTACTACAGAAGATACCAGTTTTACAAAATTTCAACTTCGAGTGAGAGCTTTGGCTGTAGTGGCTAATGAATCTGCTACTATAGATGCCATTGGAGGAGATGTGAAAATAAAAAATGATTATGTTCCAGAATTAGATTTAACGTATTTCTTTACTAAAAACATTGCAGCAGAATTAATTTTAGCAACAACGCAACACGATGTGAAAGCAATATCTACAGCTGCTGGAGATATTCCTTTAGGCGATGTTAGATTATTACCTCCAACTTTAACGGTGCAGTATCACTTTGATAGTGAAATGGTACATCCTTATGTTGGAGCAGGAGTTAATTATACCTTATTTTACGATGAAAATTCTGGACCTGTAGCAGATAAAGTGGAATATGATAATGCATTTGGTTTTGCTTTTCAATTAGGATTTGATTTTGATATAACAGACAAATGGTTTGTTAATTTAGATGCTAAATATTTATTGCTAAACACAGATGTGACTGTCGATGCTACTACAGCATTAGGAGCTAAAGTTGGTGCAGATGTAGATATTAACCCTTTTATTGCAGGTGTTGGTATTGGTTATAGACTATTTTAA
- the deoC gene encoding deoxyribose-phosphate aldolase has product MKLNKYIDHTLLKATATKEDIIQVCKEALEHDFFSVCVNSCYVPLVKEALKNSDVKVCSVIGFPLGAMSTKAKVEETKQALKDGADEIDMVLNVGFLKSKDFEAVAQDIKSVKKVMPDHTLKVILETCYLEDLEIIKASELAIHAGADYIKTSTGFGTGGATINAIKLMKSAIANGNTKIKASGGIRDTETALTYINLGVERIGTSNGIAIVTGNTSEENNY; this is encoded by the coding sequence ATGAAATTAAACAAATATATAGATCATACGCTTTTAAAAGCTACAGCAACTAAAGAAGATATTATTCAAGTTTGTAAAGAAGCCTTAGAACACGATTTCTTTTCGGTTTGTGTAAATTCTTGTTACGTTCCTTTAGTGAAAGAAGCACTAAAAAACTCGGATGTAAAAGTTTGCAGTGTTATAGGTTTCCCTTTAGGAGCCATGAGCACTAAAGCAAAAGTGGAAGAAACCAAACAAGCCTTAAAAGATGGAGCAGATGAAATTGACATGGTATTAAATGTTGGTTTTTTAAAAAGCAAAGATTTTGAAGCGGTTGCGCAAGACATAAAATCCGTAAAAAAAGTAATGCCAGATCATACTTTAAAAGTAATATTAGAAACCTGTTATTTAGAAGATCTAGAAATCATTAAGGCTAGTGAGCTAGCTATTCATGCTGGAGCAGATTATATTAAAACTTCTACAGGATTTGGAACCGGAGGAGCTACCATTAACGCCATAAAACTAATGAAATCTGCCATTGCTAATGGTAACACTAAAATAAAAGCTTCCGGCGGAATTAGAGATACAGAAACTGCTTTGACATATATCAATCTTGGTGTAGAAAGAATTGGCACCTCTAACGGAATTGCAATTGTAACTGGAAATACTTCCGAAGAAAACAATTACTAA
- the deoD gene encoding purine-nucleoside phosphorylase has protein sequence MSIHIGANKGDIAETILLPGDPLRAKWIAETFFENPVCFNEVRGMLGYTGTYQGKRVSVMGTGMGVPSISIYAHELITQFGVKNLIRVGSSGSYQEHIKIRDVVLAMAASSNSGVNELRFGGADYAPTASFELFQKAVDAAKTKKIAIKAGNVFTSDEFYADDFESYKKWSKFGVLCVEMETAGLYTVAAKHNVNALTILTISDSLVTGEKTTSKERETTFKEMIEIALELA, from the coding sequence ATGAGCATACATATTGGAGCCAACAAAGGCGATATTGCAGAAACTATTTTATTACCAGGAGATCCTTTACGAGCAAAATGGATTGCTGAAACTTTTTTTGAAAACCCTGTTTGTTTTAATGAAGTACGAGGAATGTTAGGCTATACAGGAACGTATCAAGGCAAACGTGTTTCTGTAATGGGAACAGGAATGGGAGTACCAAGTATTTCTATTTATGCACATGAACTCATTACGCAGTTTGGTGTTAAAAATCTTATTCGTGTTGGTAGTTCTGGTTCGTATCAAGAACATATTAAAATAAGAGATGTAGTTTTAGCAATGGCAGCTTCTTCTAATTCTGGTGTAAATGAACTACGTTTTGGCGGTGCCGACTATGCTCCTACTGCGAGTTTTGAACTTTTTCAAAAAGCTGTAGATGCCGCAAAGACGAAAAAAATTGCCATTAAAGCTGGTAACGTTTTTACAAGTGACGAATTTTATGCAGACGATTTTGAATCGTATAAAAAGTGGAGCAAATTTGGTGTGCTTTGCGTAGAAATGGAAACTGCAGGTTTATACACGGTTGCTGCAAAGCATAATGTGAATGCCCTTACCATTCTTACCATTTCTGACTCTTTAGTCACTGGAGAAAAAACGACAAGTAAAGAAAGAGAGACTACTTTTAAAGAAATGATAGAGATTGCTTTAGAACTAGCTTAA
- a CDS encoding DUF6503 family protein yields the protein MQNLKYLIVVCILFIACKTEKVETANTIIDKAIEVAGGEKYVAAEIVFDFRDKKYTAIRKNEIYQYEREFKDATQVIRDVLNNEGFKRFIDNKEVVVADTMSVKYAASVNSVHYFALLPYGLNDNAVIKEDLGVVSIKGKKYHKIKVTFQQEGGGEDFEDVFVYWVNTETYTVDYLAYSYQEDSGVGMRFREAYNVRTISGLRFVDYNNFKPKDESLNLLDTDKAFDANNLKLLSKIELKNITVK from the coding sequence ATGCAAAATTTAAAATACCTAATTGTAGTTTGTATCCTCTTTATAGCTTGTAAAACTGAAAAAGTAGAAACCGCAAATACTATTATTGATAAAGCAATTGAAGTAGCTGGAGGCGAAAAATATGTTGCTGCTGAAATAGTCTTTGATTTTAGAGATAAGAAGTACACTGCTATTCGTAAAAATGAAATATATCAATACGAACGTGAGTTTAAAGATGCTACACAGGTAATTCGTGATGTATTAAATAATGAAGGATTTAAAAGATTTATTGATAATAAAGAGGTGGTAGTTGCAGATACGATGTCCGTAAAATATGCAGCATCCGTAAATTCGGTACATTATTTTGCTTTATTGCCTTACGGATTAAATGATAATGCAGTTATTAAAGAGGATTTAGGAGTAGTTTCTATTAAAGGAAAAAAATATCATAAAATTAAAGTGACTTTTCAGCAAGAAGGTGGCGGAGAAGATTTTGAAGATGTATTTGTATATTGGGTAAATACCGAAACATATACTGTAGATTATTTAGCTTATTCTTATCAAGAAGATTCTGGTGTTGGTATGCGTTTCCGCGAAGCATATAACGTACGAACTATAAGCGGTTTGCGTTTTGTAGATTATAACAATTTTAAACCAAAAGACGAAAGCCTTAATCTTTTAGATACAGACAAGGCTTTTGATGCTAATAATTTAAAGCTACTTTCAAAAATAGAGCTTAAAAATATTACGGTAAAATAA
- the smpB gene encoding SsrA-binding protein SmpB yields the protein MQNTVNIKNKKARFEYEILDKYTAGIVLTGTEIKSIRDSKASIAESFCEFNDKGELFVINMTIQEYVYGNYYNHAPKAERKLLLNKRELKKLEKEVNTKGLTIVPLRLFLNERGLAKLVVALAKGKKLYDKRETMKDNDNKRDLARIKKSFNN from the coding sequence ATGCAAAACACTGTAAACATAAAAAATAAGAAAGCAAGATTCGAATACGAGATACTCGATAAATACACTGCTGGAATTGTTTTAACGGGAACCGAAATAAAATCTATTAGAGATAGTAAAGCTTCTATTGCAGAAAGTTTTTGCGAGTTTAATGATAAAGGAGAGCTATTTGTAATTAACATGACCATACAAGAATATGTTTATGGTAACTACTACAATCATGCTCCAAAAGCGGAACGCAAGCTTTTATTAAACAAACGCGAACTTAAAAAGCTAGAAAAAGAAGTAAACACAAAAGGATTAACGATTGTTCCGTTACGTCTATTTTTAAATGAAAGAGGCTTAGCCAAGCTAGTTGTTGCTTTAGCAAAAGGTAAGAAACTTTACGATAAGCGAGAGACCATGAAAGACAATGATAACAAAAGAGACTTAGCTAGAATTAAAAAAAGTTTTAATAATTAA
- a CDS encoding protein-L-isoaspartate(D-aspartate) O-methyltransferase encodes MKDTFKHQGLRQKLVDVLVAKGIQDKQVLAAIRKIPRHLFMDSSFLDHAYQDKAFPIGADQTISQPYTVAFQSELLQIKPTDKVLEIGTGSGYQTAVLCELGAKVYSIERQQELFKKTSKFLPKLGYRPKKLIFGDGYKGLKEEAPFASIIVTAGAPFVPKPLLRQLTVGGRLVIPVGDDVQTMTLFIRKGEKEFEKYEFGEFRFVPLLEDKN; translated from the coding sequence TTGAAAGACACATTTAAACACCAAGGATTAAGGCAAAAGCTAGTAGATGTTCTAGTTGCCAAAGGAATACAAGACAAACAAGTGCTAGCTGCTATTAGAAAAATACCACGACATTTGTTTATGGATTCTAGCTTTTTAGATCATGCATATCAAGATAAAGCGTTTCCTATTGGAGCAGATCAAACTATTTCACAACCGTATACCGTAGCTTTTCAGTCGGAATTATTACAAATAAAACCTACCGATAAAGTTTTAGAAATTGGTACAGGAAGTGGTTATCAAACGGCCGTTTTGTGCGAATTAGGTGCTAAAGTGTATAGTATAGAAAGACAGCAAGAACTTTTTAAAAAAACTTCTAAGTTTTTACCGAAGTTGGGTTACCGACCAAAAAAACTAATTTTTGGAGATGGTTATAAAGGTTTAAAAGAAGAAGCCCCTTTTGCGAGTATTATTGTAACTGCAGGAGCGCCTTTTGTACCAAAACCTTTGTTGCGACAATTAACCGTTGGCGGACGATTAGTAATTCCTGTTGGTGATGATGTGCAAACCATGACTTTGTTTATACGAAAAGGAGAAAAGGAATTTGAGAAATACGAATTTGGTGAGTTTCGTTTTGTGCCTTTATTAGAAGATAAGAATTAG